The Vibrio bathopelagicus genomic sequence CACCGGCCATGATAAGGGCCAGTCGTCGGAACAAATTCGAACTCTTGCACAAACGGTAACTCAAAACCTTCCACCGCTTCACACTCGACTTGGCGAATGCGTAGCCCTTGAGCTTCTAGTTCGTTAAAGATGCCATCGAGCAATGGATCAGGACGAACCGTTAAAACGTCCTTATCAGACGGATCGATTGCCATCGCAATATCGAGTCCTGTCTCCAGCCACACCTTTGAATCACCAATCGTAACCGGTGTATTCAGCGGCACATCAAACTCACATTCAAAATCTCGAGTTTCTCCCGGCTGAATAACAAAGGCATACGGTAGGCTCCATTTGGCCAACGAGTATGTTTGGTGCATTCGACGTTTATGACCGCCCTCTTGCCTTTGCGAGTTCATGGTGACCTCTTTGACGTAACGACAGCACAAGTTGAGATCGATGTTGTCGATCTCTTGCGGCTGAGCGCCACCATAGACATGCACAATAATGCTCGCCTTCTTACCTGGGTAAAGCACTTCCTGTTGCAATACAGAATCCACCTTGGCAGATCCAATTCCAAAACTTGCTAACGTTTTCTTTAAGAACGACATATGCACCTCCTTTAAAGCATCATCTTAAGCCTGAAAGAGGTTCAAACTCAAATATACTGCTCACACTATTTTAGCTCTAATATCGTTTAATTATCACTCAGGCGTCGATCGATAACTGAGATAATGATAATCTAAGCCTTGATATGCATGCATATCATTATCCTGATTTATTTTTCGGATTGGCGAAAGCCAGACGAGTGACTCTTCAAGTAATTGAAGCGAAGCTCATGATAAGTCAGGCCATTAGATTGGCAATGGATATGCCTGACCGTTAGGTAAATTAATGCGCCCAACAGCTGTCAGGTTCTCGCACACCAACCGTAGTGCGATGCGTCGTCGTAGTGGCTTTGTTGCTGCTCCAACGGCTAAGAAATTGGCTCCTACAATGACTCTCGTTCAGAAGACTGCTTTATTAGCACCGACTGCAACAAAAGTAATTAAAGCCGCTTAACGAAAAGCGCAGTTTTTACTGCGCTTTTTTCTTGCCCCGTCCCGTCTTGCAATGTCTTTACACATTGGTATTCCCTACCCGATTTGATACCTTAGCCACAAATCATTATAAAATTTGTGGAGAAGTAAAGTATGAAGTGTCACCGCATTGAGGAACTACTTGAACTGATGGAGCCTGAGTGGCAGAAAGATCAAGAGCTTAACCTATTAGAGTTCATCATTAAGCTATCAAAAGAAGCGGGCTACCAAGGTAAGCTTGAAGACCTGACTGATGATGTTCTTATCTATCATCTAAAAATGCGTAATAGCGAAAAAGATGAAATGATCCCAGGTCTGAAAAAAGACCAAGAAGATGACTTCAAAACAGCGATTCTTAAAGCGCGCGGTATCATCTAACCGGCTCAAAACAATCAAACAGACTTTCAATAAGCGACCACTCGGTCGCTTATTTTGTTTCTGTTCGCTATTTTTTCGTCACAACTGTTACCACTTTTGTTGTTAAAGGTTGATTGCGTTAAAGAAATGACAACAAGATTGCCGTTATAATCGCCACCCATAAGAATCTTCTAAAATAATAAGAGTCAGTGCTAAGTCAGCCCATGCACCAAACTCGAAGCTTAGGTTCTCTAACACCATATTTTAAAGCAATGTCGTCAATACTCTCGCAGAAGGGTATAGCCACCAAAAGGATAGTCCATGAGTCAGGATAAAATCGATATCAAAGATGTGACTCCTAAAACCTTTAATCCCAAGACACATAAAGGTAATGGAGATCGATTTAACCCAAGTAACCGCATCTATGTGCGAGAAAGCAAAGGTAAATTCCAACAGCTACGCCGCTATGGCGGTTGGTTCTTACTTTTACTTTTTGCGCTTATCCCATGGATTCCATTTGGTGAACGACAAGCGATCTTGCTCGATATCGGCAGCCAACAGTTCAACTTCTTTGGTACAACTCTGTACCCACAAGATCTGACGCTACTCGCCATCCTATTCATGATTGCGGCGTTTGGCTTATTCTTCATAACCACCTTCTTAGGACGAGTCTGGTGTGGCTATTTGTGCCCTCAAACCGTCTGGACCTTCATGTACATTTGGTTCGAAGAGAAACTGGAAGGCGCGGCTAACAAACGTAAGAAGCAAGATTCAAACAAACTCACCGCCAATTTGGCGATCAGGAAAACACTCAAACACATCGCATGGTGGGCTATTGCTATCGCAACCGGCCTCACCTTCGTTGGCTACTTCATTCCAATCAAAGAGTTGGTGGTTGGCTTCTTTACCTTTAATTCCACTTTTTGGCCTGTGTTTTGGGTACTGTTCTTCGCGGGTTGTACTTATGCTAACGCGGGTTGGATGCGCTCGATAGTTTGTCTGCACATGTGTCCGTATGCGCGTTTCCAATCGGCTATGTTCGACAAAGATACCTTCATTGTTGGCTATAACACCGAGCGTGGTGAAAGCCGTGGTCCTCGTTCACGTAAAGTGGATCACAAACAACTCGGCTTAGGCGACTGTATTGACTGTAATTTATGTGTGCAAGTTTGCCCTACCGGAATTGATATTCGTGACGGTCTACAATACGAGTGTATTAACTGTGGCGCGTGTATCGATGCCTGCGACAACACGATGGAACGCATGGGTTATGAGAAAGGCCTGATCAACTACACCACCGAGCATAGGCTTGAGGGGCACTCAACCAAGGTAATGCGTCCTAAGCTGCTAGGCTATGGAGCCATTTTGATTCTTATGCTTGGTTTGTTCTTTGTCCAAATAGCGAGTGTAGATCCTGCTGGGTTAAGCGTACTGCGTGATAGAAACCAGCTGTTCAGAATCAATAGCCAAGGACTTGTTGAAAACACCTACACCCTAAAAGTGATCAACAAAACTCAGCAAGAGCAAGAATATAAGCTTGATGTGAGTGGGCTTCCAGAATCGATCTGGTACGGTAAGCAAACCATTACCGTAGAACCAGGCGAGGTTCTGAATCTACCTATCAGTTTGGGAGCCGATCCAGAAAAACTGAGCTCACCAGTTTCGACAATTCAGTTTATACTCTCGGATAATGAAGAGTTTACGATGGAAGTCGAAAGCCGCTTTATCAAGAAGCTCTGATACCAGTAACCTTAATGGTTGGTATAACACCCCAATAAATGGAAAAAGGCTCAGTAATGAGCCTTTCAATGAAGATTAAGTCATTGTTTTTAAATTAAAATAAAAACAGAAAAACCACAAAATGACCACTAGCAATAGTGGGCTTTCTTTTTAACTCTTTGGAGCACTCCCCCAAAGCAACGAAGTATCATTTCCTAATAAGCCAGCCACATAATCTATACCGCCATGCTTAACGGTAAGAAACACACCGCTATACGTACCATTCATTGAAACTTGAGCACATGACACAGCGTTTGCGTTGTTTACATTGAAATACGCGCCGTTACGCACAAGGGTTCCTGTGATTGTACAAATACCATTTACAGCAAAAGAGCTATCAGCATTGATTGTCCATGTACTACCATCGTTAAGATTTGTATGAGTACCTACAATCTCAGATAGTTGCAAAGAATCAGACGTTTTATCCATTGAGTACGCTAGATTGCTTCCATTAAAAACCGCAGTCAGTGACACAGAATTACCCGTAAAATTAGCAGTCATTTCCTGACTACTACTTTTAAGGAAACTTGATGTATCAGCGTACGTTACGCCCTTAGTTTTCATCTGCTTTTCTGTCGTGGTTGCACTATCAGTAAAGTAAACACCATTATTTGCAAAGTCACCCACCACCAAATTATTAGCAGAACGCGAAGAGTCGATTACCATCACAGCTAAATCCGCAGTGTTGACATAAATCCCACTGCCCGAAAATGAACTAGAACTACTAGGGGTAGAGCTTCCCCCGCCCCCACCACCACAACCGACCAGTGATACAGACGCTATTAAACCAACGATTAAGCCTTTATTTTTCATTTGTTCATTATCCCTATTTGCATATGCGCACAAAATAGTATCAAACAAAAATAATAAAGCCCACTTAGGTTAGTGGGCTTTATAAAACTAAAAGACTTTAGTTTCCAATCGGATAAGTCGGTTGTTATGTCGCCAGAATATAGCAACGATGATTAACATTGAGGGAGGCAAGCCCATTGACGTGAGATACTGGAATAGCTCAACCATTTACACCCCCTAAACGTTTTTGCAGCCAATGCTCAAAGGCAACCCGCACCATTCGACGAAAACCGAACGTATCAACGTAAATCATCCCTAGCGCATACCAGTAATATTCTGGTACACCACCCAATGCAGCAAAACCCGCATCAACGATATGCGCCCAATCAGGGATAAACGATAGCCCTAGCGGTAAGGTGGTCAGAATCAATAGATATTCATCTTTCCAGCCTCTCTGCTTAATGCTCAGTTCATCCAATTTCGCCGCTGATTCATCACCGGATTGCAGTCGCTTGATTTGAGCGTCTAACTTAGCTTGCTCTAGCTTGTCGTCACGCTCTTGCGCCTTGTGCTTTGCTTCCTGCTTTTGCTTAAAGTACCCGACCCCCTCAGTGAAAAGGGAG encodes the following:
- a CDS encoding sporulation protein, with the protein product MSFLKKTLASFGIGSAKVDSVLQQEVLYPGKKASIIVHVYGGAQPQEIDNIDLNLCCRYVKEVTMNSQRQEGGHKRRMHQTYSLAKWSLPYAFVIQPGETRDFECEFDVPLNTPVTIGDSKVWLETGLDIAMAIDPSDKDVLTVRPDPLLDGIFNELEAQGLRIRQVECEAVEGFELPFVQEFEFVPTTGPYHGRWRELEVVAHHDETELKLWFEIDRNRDGAKGMLASLLGIGQLQRQLSVPLDTSPEDAGKMVVEYLESAS
- a CDS encoding YihD family protein, which encodes MKCHRIEELLELMEPEWQKDQELNLLEFIIKLSKEAGYQGKLEDLTDDVLIYHLKMRNSEKDEMIPGLKKDQEDDFKTAILKARGII
- the ccoG gene encoding cytochrome c oxidase accessory protein CcoG — its product is MSQDKIDIKDVTPKTFNPKTHKGNGDRFNPSNRIYVRESKGKFQQLRRYGGWFLLLLFALIPWIPFGERQAILLDIGSQQFNFFGTTLYPQDLTLLAILFMIAAFGLFFITTFLGRVWCGYLCPQTVWTFMYIWFEEKLEGAANKRKKQDSNKLTANLAIRKTLKHIAWWAIAIATGLTFVGYFIPIKELVVGFFTFNSTFWPVFWVLFFAGCTYANAGWMRSIVCLHMCPYARFQSAMFDKDTFIVGYNTERGESRGPRSRKVDHKQLGLGDCIDCNLCVQVCPTGIDIRDGLQYECINCGACIDACDNTMERMGYEKGLINYTTEHRLEGHSTKVMRPKLLGYGAILILMLGLFFVQIASVDPAGLSVLRDRNQLFRINSQGLVENTYTLKVINKTQQEQEYKLDVSGLPESIWYGKQTITVEPGEVLNLPISLGADPEKLSSPVSTIQFILSDNEEFTMEVESRFIKKL